A window from Bos mutus isolate GX-2022 chromosome 1, NWIPB_WYAK_1.1, whole genome shotgun sequence encodes these proteins:
- the CHST2 gene encoding carbohydrate sulfotransferase 2: MSRSPPRALPAGAPLGLLPAAPAAGPRALLPPWPRRLGRRWPASPLGMKVFRRKALVLCAGYALLLVLTMLNLLDYKWHKEPLQQCSPDGSLGAGAGAASGGWGRPGPPPAVPPRAHTRLDPRTPYRPPVAAVQAAPAVAAGAARAAAPPGNGTRGGGDKRQLVYVFTTWRSGSSFFGELFNQNPEVFFLYEPVWHVWQKLYPGDAVSLQGAARDMLSALYRCDLSVFQLYSPAGSGGRNLTTLGIFGAATNKVVCSSPLCPAYRKEVVGLVDDRVCKKCPPQRLARFEEECRKYRTLVIKGVRVFDVAVLAPLLRDPALDLKVIHLVRDPRAVASSRIRSRHGLIRESLQVVRSRDPRAHRMPFLEAPGHKLGVKKESMGGPADYHALGAMEVICNSMAKTLQTALQPPDWLQGHYLVVRYEDLVGDPVKTLRRVYDFVGLLVSPEMEQFALNMTSGSGSSSKPFVVSARNATQAANAWRTALTFQQIKQVEEFCYQPMAVLGYERVNSPEEVKDLSKTLLRKPRL, from the coding sequence ATGAGCCGCAGCCCGCCGCGAGCTCTACCCGCGGGCGCGCCCCTCGGGTTGCTCCCAGCCGCGCCCGCCGCCGGGCCGCGCGCCCTGCTCCCGCCGTGGCCCCGGCGCCTGGGTCGCCGCTGGCCTGCGTCCCCGCTCGGAATGAAGGTGTTCCGCAGGAAGGCGTTGGTGCTCTGCGCGGGCTACGCGCTGCTGCTGGTGCTCACCATGCTCAACCTCCTGGACTACAAGTGGCACAAGGAGCCGTTGCAGCAGTGCAGCCCCGACGGGTCGCTGGGTGCCGGGGCGGGGGCGGCTTCGGGCGGCTGGGGGCGTCCAGGACCTCCTCCAGCCGTGCCGCCCCGCGCACACACCCGCTTGGATCCCCGGACCCCATACCGCCCTCCCGTCGCCGCAGTCCAGGCAGCTCCGGCAGTCGCGGCCGGGGCGGCAAGGGCCGCAGCCCCTCCAGGTAATGGCACTCGGGGCGGCGGGGACAAGAGGCAGTTGGTGTACGTGTTCACCACGTGGCGCTCAGGCTCGTCCTTCTTCGGCGAGCTTTTCAACCAGAACCCCGAAGTGTTCTTCCTCTACGAGCCGGTGTGGCATGTGTGGCAGAAACTGTACCCAGGGGACGCCGTCTCCCTGCAAGGGGCGGCGCGGGACATGCTGAGCGCTCTCTACCGCTGCGACCTCTCGGTCTTCCAGCTGTACAGCCCCGCCGGCAGCGGGGGGCGCAACCTCACCACTCTGGGCATCTTCGGTGCGGCCACCAACAAGGTGGTGTGCTCCTCGCCGCTGTGCCCCGCCTACCGCAAGGAGGTCGTGGGACTGGTGGACGACCGCGTGTGCAAGAAGTGCCCGCCGCAGCGCCTGGCGCGCTTCGAGGAGGAGTGCCGCAAGTACCGCACGCTGGTCATCAAGGGCGTTCGGGTCTTCGACGTGGCGGTATTGGCGCCACTGTTGCGAGACCCGGCCCTGGACCTTAAGGTCATTCATCTGGTGCGGGACCCCCGCGCTGTGGCCAGCTCACGCATTCGCTCGCGCCACGGTCTCATCCGTGAAAGCCTGCAGGTGGTGCGCAGCCGGGACCCGCGAGCCCACCGCATGCCCTTCCTGGAGGCCCCCGGCCACAAACTGGGCGTCAAGAAGGAGAGCATGGGAGGGCCGGCAGACTACCACGCGCTTGGCGCCATGGAGGTCATCTGCAACAGCATGGCCAAGACACTGCAGACGGCCCTGCAGCCCCCTGACTGGCTGCAGGGCCATTACCTGGTGGTGCGGTACGAGGACTTGGTGGGAGACCCCGTCAAAACCCTGCGGAGGGTGTACGACTTTGTGGGGCTGTTGGTGAGCCCCGAAATGGAGCAGTTTGCACTCAACATGACTAGTGGCTCAGGCTCCTCCTCCAAGCCTTTTGTGGTGTCAGCCCGCAACGCCACACAGGCCGCCAACGCCTGGCGGACCGCCCTCACCTTCCAGCAGATCAAACAGGTGGAGGAGTTTTGCTACCAGCCCATGGCTGTGTTGGGCTACGAGCGGGTCAATAGCCCCGAGGAGGTCAAAGACCTTAGCAAGACCCTGCTCCGGAAACCCCGACTCTGA